AAAGCTTTAGGAAAATTATCTAATTTAGAAGAAAAAGTTCAAAAAGCTACATTAAGTGAGTATTCTATAGGAATAGGTCACACAAGATGGGCAACACATGGTAAGCCAACAGAACTTAATGCACATCCTCATTTAGGAGAGTTTTCATATGTAGTTCATAATGGAATTATTGAAAACTATAAAGAGATAAAAGATGAATTAATTCAAAAAGGTCATAAGTTTGTTTCTCAAACTGATACAGAAGTTATTGTGCACCTTTTTGAAAACTATTATAATCTTTGTAATGATGAAGATAAAGCTTTTAAGCAAACAATTGAAAGACTTGAAGGTGCTTTTTCTATTCTTTTAATCACAAAAGCAAATATTGAAAAAATATTTTTCTTTAAACATGGAAGCCCATTGATAATAGCACGTGGTAATGAAGAAGGAGAAGTTCTTTTTGCATCTTCTGATGCTCCTTTAATTGGTTTAGCTAATGATGTAGTTTATTTAGAAGATGGAGTTGGTGGAATTGCAACTGCTTCAAATATTGAATTTTTCTCAGATAACTACTCTTGGAGCACTTTACCAACTTCAAAGCAGTTTGCTCAAAAAGATGGTTTTAGATTTTTTATGGAAAAAGAAATCTATGAACAAAGTAATGTTGTAAGTGATTGTATGCTTGGAAGAATACAAGATGAAGAGATTTTATTTGATGAAATTGATTCTTCTATTATAGAAGGAATTAATGAGATTAAAATCTGTGCTTGTGGAACATCATATCATGCAGGACTTACAGCTTCATATCTTTTTGAAAGATTAGCAAAAGTTAGATGTAATGTTGTAATTGCAAGTGAATTTAGATATAAAGAACCTCTTTTAACAAAAGATACTCTTTTCATCGTAATTAGCCAAAGTGGAGAAACAGCAGATACCTTAGAAGCTTTAAAGATGGCAAAAAATGCTGGACTTAAAACTTTAGTTGTATGTAATGTTGATAACTCTTCTATGACTAGACTTGCAGACCATACAATTTTAACAAGAGCAGGCATTGAAAAAGGTGTTGCTTCAACAAAAGCATTCTCAACTCAAACAGTTGTTCTTTGGATGCTCTCTTTGTACTTTGCTAAACAAAATGATAAAATCTCAAAAGAGACTTTACAAAAAGAGATTCATGCATTAAGAGAAGTGCCAAAATCACTTATAGTAAGTGATAAAATGCATGAAAAAACAAAAAGATTATCAAAACGATATCTACATGGCCATGGTTTTTTCTTTATAGGACGAGATGTCTTTTTCCCATTAGCTCTTGAAGGTGCTTTAAAATTAAAAGAAATTTCATATTTACATGCAGAGGGTTATCCAGCAGGTGAAATGAAACACGGTCCAATTGCATTAGCAGATCCTGAATTATTCACGATTGCTCTAATGCCTGAAAATTTATTATATGACAAAATTAAATCTAATGTTGAAGAGTTAAGTGCTAGAGACTCTACTATTTGTACAATCTCTCCACTTGAATTTGAACTTAGTGATGATTTTATTAAAACTCAAAAAACTGATCATTATATGTTAGAGTTTTTTGAAATGTTAGTTGTATTGCAACTTCTATCTATGGAGATTTCAGTACGATTAGGAAATGATGTTGACATGCCAAGAAACTTGGCTAAGTCGGTAACTGTTGAATAAATATTAATTTTTTATTTTTTTAGTGTAGTTTAAAGATAAAAAGTAAGTATGAATTTGATGGAAAACAAAAATGGAAAACAATATAGGAAAACAAAGATGGAAAACAAAACAAGCTACTTATTTACAAGTGAAGTTGTAAGTCCTGGACACCCAGACAAATGTGCAGATATTATTGCAGATACAATAGTTGATAAATTAATTATTGAAGACTCTGAGAGTAGAGTTGCTTCAGAAGTATTTGTTGCAGGAAAGCACGTTGTTATTGGTGGAGAGGTTAAATCGAAATGTCAACTTTCACAAGAAGAATATGAAACACTAGTAAAAGATGCACTAGCAAAAATTGGATATGACGGTAAGTCTGCATTTACAAAAGAGCAATGTCTTCACCCAGATGATGTACAAGTTCAAGTTTTATTAAATCAACAATCTCCTGATATCTCTCAAGGTGTTGACCAAGAGACAGGTGAAATAGGAGCAGGGGACCAAGGAATTATGTTCGGTTTCGCTTCTTCTGAAACTGCTGATTTAATGCCTGCAGCTATTACATATGCAAGAATGCTTTGTGATAAAGTATATAATTATGCATTAAAACATAATCAAAAACTTGGAGTTGATATTAAAACTCAAGTTACTGTTGATTATGGAACAAAAGAGAATTTTGAGAATTGTAAACCTCAAAAAATTCATACAATTGTTGTAAGTGCACCTTCAGTTGAAGGTATGCCAATTGAAGAAGTAAGAGCTTTAATTCAAGGTCTTATTGATGATACTGGTTTACCAACTGATATGTATAATAAAGATGAGACAATTATTCATATTAATCCTACAGGAAGATATGTAAATCATTCATCTTTACATGATTCAGGATTAACTGGAAGAAAACTGATTGTAGACTCTTTTGGTGGATATTCTCCTATTGGTGGAGGAGCTCAGTCTTCAAAAGATTATACAAAAGTTGATAGATCTGGTCTTTATGCTGCAAGATGGATTGCAAAAAATATCGTAGCAGCAGGACTTGCTAAAAAAGCAATTGTACAAATTTCATATGCAATTGGAGTTGCTAGACCAACTTCTGTTGCTGTTGAT
This sequence is a window from Halarcobacter bivalviorum. Protein-coding genes within it:
- the glmS gene encoding glutamine--fructose-6-phosphate transaminase (isomerizing): MCGIVGYIGKQNTTKILLDGLKELEYRGYDSAGIALLNKEKIDVFKALGKLSNLEEKVQKATLSEYSIGIGHTRWATHGKPTELNAHPHLGEFSYVVHNGIIENYKEIKDELIQKGHKFVSQTDTEVIVHLFENYYNLCNDEDKAFKQTIERLEGAFSILLITKANIEKIFFFKHGSPLIIARGNEEGEVLFASSDAPLIGLANDVVYLEDGVGGIATASNIEFFSDNYSWSTLPTSKQFAQKDGFRFFMEKEIYEQSNVVSDCMLGRIQDEEILFDEIDSSIIEGINEIKICACGTSYHAGLTASYLFERLAKVRCNVVIASEFRYKEPLLTKDTLFIVISQSGETADTLEALKMAKNAGLKTLVVCNVDNSSMTRLADHTILTRAGIEKGVASTKAFSTQTVVLWMLSLYFAKQNDKISKETLQKEIHALREVPKSLIVSDKMHEKTKRLSKRYLHGHGFFFIGRDVFFPLALEGALKLKEISYLHAEGYPAGEMKHGPIALADPELFTIALMPENLLYDKIKSNVEELSARDSTICTISPLEFELSDDFIKTQKTDHYMLEFFEMLVVLQLLSMEISVRLGNDVDMPRNLAKSVTVE
- the metK gene encoding methionine adenosyltransferase: MENKTSYLFTSEVVSPGHPDKCADIIADTIVDKLIIEDSESRVASEVFVAGKHVVIGGEVKSKCQLSQEEYETLVKDALAKIGYDGKSAFTKEQCLHPDDVQVQVLLNQQSPDISQGVDQETGEIGAGDQGIMFGFASSETADLMPAAITYARMLCDKVYNYALKHNQKLGVDIKTQVTVDYGTKENFENCKPQKIHTIVVSAPSVEGMPIEEVRALIQGLIDDTGLPTDMYNKDETIIHINPTGRYVNHSSLHDSGLTGRKLIVDSFGGYSPIGGGAQSSKDYTKVDRSGLYAARWIAKNIVAAGLAKKAIVQISYAIGVARPTSVAVDTMGTFTKHNDDKLSQVIMSEYPLTPKWITEKFGLDKPSEKTFLYADVASRGQVGQSDYPWEKLDEVEKLKNI